CCTGGTGTTTGGATGACTACTTTCTCACCAATTTGCTTACCTAATAGGCTTTTTGCAATTGGAGAATCGTTAGAAATTCTTCCTTCAAATGGATCAGCCTCTGCACTACCAACGATTGTGTAAGCTTCTTCATCTCCGTCTGGAAGTTCTTTAAATGTTACTGTTTTCCCCAATGTAACAACTGTAGATTCTTCGCCAGTATCCTCAATGATTACTGCATTACGAATCATGTTTTCTAACTGCGTGATACGACCTTCTACGAATGCTTGTTCATCTTTCGCTGCATCGTACTCAGAGTTCTCAGAAAGGTCCCCGAAGCTACGTGCAATTTTAATACGTTCTACAACTTCTTTACGTCTTACTGTTTTTAATTGTTCTAGTTCGTTTTCTAATTTTTCTTTACCCTCTTGTGTCATAGGGTATGTTTTTTCTGTTGCCATTCTTTTTCCACTCCTTTTATATACCAATCCCCCGAGAAAAGAGGAGTTCAAATATGAAAACTCCTCCGCATTTCCAATAGCGGAGGTTTCTAGTACATATGCACTAGCGGAGTTGTCACATACAACCCCGTCTTTTCTAATTCTTCCTCATATAAAGAAGATATGTATGGAAAGTTGATATAAATATGCCCTCATCTATATACAGATGGGGTTGCATGTATCATTGTATTCGATAGGAAAGGAAAAAATCCCTTCCTATCGAATATCTTTTACTATGCTATTACAAATTCACTTTTTCTTCAAGAATTGTTGCGATTTTTGTAACCATAATATCAATTGCAACGTGATTTTGTCCCCCTTCTGGGATAATGATGTCCGCAAATTTCTTAGAAGGCTCAATAAATTGGTTATGCATTGGGCGTACAACATTTACATATTGTTCAATGACCGAATCCATTGTGCGTCCACGCTCTTTAATATCGCGTTGCATACGACGTAAAATACGAAGATCTGCGTCTGTATCAACAAAAAGTTTGATGTCCATTAATTCACAAAGGCGCGGATCCTCTAGTACAAGAATCCCTTCTAAAATAATGACATCTTTCGGTTCAACCGGAATCACTTCCTCAGAACGCGTATGCAAAGTATAATCATATACAGGTTTTTCAATCATTTTATATGCAAGTAATTGGTGCAAGTGTTCGATTAGTAAATCATTATCAAAAGCTAATGGATGATCGTAATTTGTTTTTAAACGTTCTTCCATAGGTAAATGACTTTGGTCTTTATAATAATAATCTTGCTCCAAAATTAAGATGGAATGACCTTGAAAATGATCAAAAATTGCTTTTGTTACGCTTGTCTTACCTGATCCTGAACCACCAGCAATTCCAATTACAACAGGCTTATTCGTCCCCATTCAACTACCACTCTTTCTTATTGATATATGCTTTTGCGCATCATATTGTTCACATACACTGGTCGATCCACTTTGATTTTCACGATTTG
The window above is part of the Bacillus cytotoxicus NVH 391-98 genome. Proteins encoded here:
- the greA gene encoding transcription elongation factor GreA, which codes for MATEKTYPMTQEGKEKLENELEQLKTVRRKEVVERIKIARSFGDLSENSEYDAAKDEQAFVEGRITQLENMIRNAVIIEDTGEESTVVTLGKTVTFKELPDGDEEAYTIVGSAEADPFEGRISNDSPIAKSLLGKQIGEKVVIQTPGGEMQVEIISVK
- the udk gene encoding uridine kinase; the protein is MGTNKPVVIGIAGGSGSGKTSVTKAIFDHFQGHSILILEQDYYYKDQSHLPMEERLKTNYDHPLAFDNDLLIEHLHQLLAYKMIEKPVYDYTLHTRSEEVIPVEPKDVIILEGILVLEDPRLCELMDIKLFVDTDADLRILRRMQRDIKERGRTMDSVIEQYVNVVRPMHNQFIEPSKKFADIIIPEGGQNHVAIDIMVTKIATILEEKVNL